The Bdellovibrio sp. ZAP7 DNA segment ATCAGCACGTTCTGCCGCCTGCTTTTTGGCGCGGATTACCGGAGCAAAGGAGACTTTAAGATTGTATCCTTCTTTACGATAAAGTTCCTTAAACGCTGCCACAGCAGCACCACCATCAGGAAGACTTTCCTTGGCGAAAGGAGGAAGCTCAAACGTCATAAGCAGAACTTCTTTGGGAGAATTTGCAGCCACAGCAAAACTGGATCCGAAAATTAAATTGGAGATAATAATCCAGGAAAACAATCCCACCTCGTTCCGACATATTGATGCTGAATCAGATTAAGGGACGCTCCCCTGGGGAAGCAACCGACGAGCTAGAATGACAATCCGATCTGGACCGTCCCCACTAGCAAGGCAATGAAATTAAATTGCTGGCAGTTTATTTTTCGCTTTCGACAACATAACCTGCGTCGAAATAAACGTTTTTATCCATCGTCACTTCTGCATACTTCTTGTCGTGAATTTTCGAAACTTGAGCAAAGCCAACGCGGTCTTTGGTGCAAACAGAAAATCTGCCACCTTTGCATTCTTCACGAAACACCGCCAGACGCTGTCCAAGTTTAACTGCGGCTTTGGATTCTTCCAAATTCACTTGCGCAGTGGATTCATTGAGCTTCATCGTCACATCACCATGAACGGCTTTTTTATAAGAACAGAATGCAGAAACAGAAATGAACATCATCGCCACGAACGTAAACGCCGCCACCATATTGAAAACCCCCACAGTTTTTTCTTAAATTTACTGCACGGCTGCGCAGTGGGCAACTAAGACCCAAACTACGCTCCCAGAATATGCTCTGCGTTTTTTACTCTACGTAGTCCTTAAGAAGAGTCTCAAGCAAATCCATAAAAACTAGGACACGCTTGGCGACGTTTCTTCGGTGAGGATAGATGATAGAAACTGGCATGGGTTCCGCTCGTAGCTTGGGAAGGATTTCTTCAAGTTTGTTTTTACTTAAGTAGTCCCCCTTTCCTGTCGAGGGAGCTTGAATAATCCCTAAGCCAGCCAAGCAAGCGGCCGTGTATGAATCCACGTTATTCACGGCGATTTTTGATTTCATCGGCAGTGTTCGATACTTTTCGCCGTCAAAATATTCGAAGCCATCGGGCTTTCCACCCCAGGTTTGTACATAGTGAATTAAAAAATGATTCTGCAGGTCTTCAAGTTTGCGCGGACGACCGTACTTTTCCAAGTAAGCACTGCTCGCATAATTGGTGATCGTGAATTTTCCAATGGGACGAGCAATTAGGCCTGAGTCCGTCAAATTTCCCACACGGACGACACAATCAAAACCCTCACGTACCAAATCCACGCGGCGATCGGAGCAGCTGAGTTCAATTTGAATATCAGGATATTTTTTAAGGAATTCAGGTAATCGCGGAATCACCACATTGCGAGCCATAACCGCTCCCATATCCACACGAATT contains these protein-coding regions:
- a CDS encoding LysR family transcriptional regulator, giving the protein MDRIENMQIFMKVAELGSFTGASEHLSLPKATVSNAVQQLENSLGARLFHRTTRKVQLTQDGMTFFERCRDLLSDVDEVESMFRTDSSQVKGRIRVDMGAVMARNVVIPRLPEFLKKYPDIQIELSCSDRRVDLVREGFDCVVRVGNLTDSGLIARPIGKFTITNYASSAYLEKYGRPRKLEDLQNHFLIHYVQTWGGKPDGFEYFDGEKYRTLPMKSKIAVNNVDSYTAACLAGLGIIQAPSTGKGDYLSKNKLEEILPKLRAEPMPVSIIYPHRRNVAKRVLVFMDLLETLLKDYVE